In one Sphingobacterium daejeonense genomic region, the following are encoded:
- a CDS encoding ArsR/SmtB family transcription factor, giving the protein MGVTKTEIYKDEQNKLASLLKVLAHPARIAILQYIINQKACICNDLVEELGLAQATISQHLKELKTIGIIQGSIEGKSVCYCIDEKVWKQFQEEFNGFFNQDVNVKHCC; this is encoded by the coding sequence ATGGGAGTTACAAAAACGGAAATATATAAAGACGAGCAAAATAAACTTGCATCGCTTCTTAAAGTTTTAGCACATCCAGCCAGGATAGCAATCCTGCAATATATTATCAACCAAAAAGCATGTATTTGTAATGATCTGGTTGAGGAATTAGGTTTAGCACAGGCAACTATTTCACAACATTTAAAAGAATTAAAAACCATAGGAATTATTCAAGGCTCAATTGAAGGAAAATCAGTTTGCTATTGTATTGACGAAAAGGTATGGAAGCAATTTCAAGAGGAATTTAATGGCTTTTTCAATCAGGATGTAAACGTAAAGCATTGCTGTTAA
- a CDS encoding response regulator produces MKNKTILIFDDDPHVMEIFSIVLEDLGYTINRSTTSHDVLEKVGRYQPDLILMDNWIPEIGGVAATQLLKGHAGFRSIPVILVSANSEVEELAKKAAADGYLSKPFDLDRLEELVNDIFRQ; encoded by the coding sequence ATGAAAAATAAAACGATACTAATCTTTGACGACGATCCACACGTAATGGAAATTTTTTCTATTGTCCTGGAGGATTTGGGGTATACAATAAACCGCTCAACTACCTCGCACGATGTTTTGGAAAAAGTTGGCAGGTACCAGCCTGACCTGATACTAATGGATAATTGGATCCCTGAAATAGGTGGTGTGGCCGCTACTCAGCTCTTGAAAGGACACGCTGGATTTCGGTCTATCCCAGTCATTCTTGTTTCGGCAAACAGCGAGGTAGAAGAACTGGCAAAAAAGGCTGCTGCTGATGGGTACCTTAGCAAGCCTTTTGATCTGGATAGGTTAGAAGAACTCGTAAATGATATCTTCCGTCAATAA
- a CDS encoding CheR family methyltransferase — protein MEPVSQLEWFVHRFREEFGFDFMDYSRGSLERRLQRILSIWRAQDLRDLFDRVRHDPSLVTAFLQQVTVPFTTMFRDPGYFLELRRAILPYLATFPTIRVWIAGCSTGEEAYSMAILLKECGLLERSLIYATDLNPHAVERASKAVFSMEVVRDFVQNYVQSGGTVGLSAHYTANHGIVQFNSDLRSRMVFSTHNLVSDSSFNSFQLILCRNVLIYFNRDLQNRVLELFCESLENAGFLGLGPRETLVLSTIADQFQRIGPEKLWQKCK, from the coding sequence ATGGAACCTGTGAGTCAATTGGAATGGTTTGTGCATCGTTTCCGCGAGGAATTCGGTTTTGACTTTATGGATTACAGCAGGGGTTCCCTTGAACGGAGGTTACAGCGTATTTTGTCGATCTGGAGGGCACAAGATCTGAGGGATCTATTCGATCGGGTTCGACATGACCCCTCCTTGGTAACTGCGTTCTTACAGCAGGTTACCGTACCCTTTACCACGATGTTCCGAGACCCGGGGTACTTTCTGGAGTTGAGGAGGGCGATCCTGCCTTATTTGGCCACATTCCCCACCATCAGAGTATGGATAGCGGGATGTTCTACGGGTGAGGAAGCCTATTCTATGGCGATACTTCTGAAAGAGTGCGGTCTTCTGGAACGTTCCCTCATTTACGCAACGGACCTCAATCCCCACGCGGTCGAGCGAGCCTCGAAAGCTGTCTTCTCCATGGAAGTCGTCCGGGATTTTGTGCAGAACTATGTTCAATCTGGAGGAACGGTCGGTCTGTCCGCACATTATACTGCCAACCACGGCATTGTGCAGTTCAACAGCGATCTCCGGTCGCGCATGGTCTTTTCAACCCATAACCTTGTTTCTGACAGCTCCTTCAACAGTTTCCAGCTTATCCTATGCAGGAATGTTCTAATATATTTTAATAGGGACCTGCAGAATCGTGTACTGGAACTCTTCTGTGAGAGTTTGGAAAATGCCGGTTTTCTGGGACTGGGGCCAAGAGAAACTTTGGTGCTTTCAACTATTGCCGATCAATTTCAGCGAATAGGTCCGGAAAAACTTTGGCAAAAGTGCAAATGA
- a CDS encoding response regulator, translating into MKILIIDDDHRNIFALRTALKSRGIEASGCQSAIEGLELLNTEMEIDVVLLDMMMPEFDGFQFLDRLHRPSGRVYPPVISVTARAMKGDRERCLLGGASGYVAKPVDIDELLEEIRSVISRK; encoded by the coding sequence ATGAAAATCCTAATCATTGACGACGACCACCGAAATATTTTCGCCCTGAGAACTGCACTGAAAAGCCGGGGCATAGAAGCAAGTGGTTGCCAAAGTGCAATCGAAGGTCTGGAACTCTTGAACACCGAAATGGAAATCGATGTGGTGCTTCTGGACATGATGATGCCAGAATTTGACGGATTCCAGTTCTTGGATCGCCTTCATCGTCCTTCTGGGAGAGTCTATCCTCCGGTCATCTCGGTTACTGCAAGAGCTATGAAGGGCGATAGGGAAAGATGCCTTCTGGGCGGTGCCAGTGGGTATGTTGCCAAACCAGTTGACATCGACGAGCTGTTGGAAGAGATCAGGAGCGTAATCTCAAGAAAGTGA
- a CDS encoding response regulator: MAQKVLRNLQLGFGFSMAVLFASSLVMFLSIKDQRESKALMDRAQGNIINSQLILMDLQDAETGQRGFLLTGREKFLSPYTVSRNLLPQRIDALLKGELTAEQYARAEKLKVLATERLDILDELIEQKRSSTALSPDLLEKGKSIMDSCRSLIGTIRQQEELRAERRSQELESSSLTTTVLIAFASVVSLIITSVLFWKLRTDYNSRAQLQADLLEKDNEMRRRLNVIRGIAQQVTQGNYDVSIDDSQKDDLGTIAQSLRIMTESLQKNFELLQWNDWRKNGLSQLNFGVSGNPGQDDISRFSLNFIVDYMRVENGALYIVERNSFRLAHSMGLKELPYSEFPISGGVLGEVYTSQRPRVVSDILPEEFNLSFAQGEIRIKQVALIPVLYQKQCLGVIEIGSRVALSDNMIQVMMEFGEIIGIALAAAQSRGRVQQLLEETQTQTEELQVQHAELENLNSELEAQANKLRVSEEELRSQQEELLISNRELENRSQALEERNKMIALRNREIQEKAEALALSTKYKSEFMANMSHELRTPLNSILLLSKVLTENNERNLNDEQIESAQVIWSSGTGLLNLIDEILDLSKIEAGKMTLEWEEFPMEDLLEDLRQMFKPITKDKMLDFQVENLLASGFRINTDRLRVEQILRNLLSNAIKFTENGSVTMRVEKQVGSKDNVLISVRDTGIGISNEKLQLIFEAFQQADGSTRRRFGGTGLGLSISREIARLLNGEITVQSEPGKGSCFSLSLPVGGGPEFERDHQEVLAESNSDQLPEEWNAALPSEGPIPEEVPDDRRDLGPQDKVLLIVEDDAVFATALMGFAREAGYKAIVVGRGDLVLRAARKYGPKAILLDIVLPIMDGWQVLDGLKSNADTKHIPVHMMSAGEAKKNESIRRGAIDFIRKPFQKQGFQGIFSKIDSALGNGPKKVLIVEENAKHAEALSYFLESFDISTEIKGSLEQSVKALSEDKVECVILDMGIPDQVAYETLETIKRNSGLEELPIIVFTGKSLSGHEEMRIKEYADSIVVKTVHSYQRILDEVKLFLHLVERKPENAPTAYLQGNQKLTEILHDRKVLIADDDIRNIFSISRALEKYNVEVVSAMDGQEACHILEKTPGIDIVLMDIMMPNMDGFQAIERIRSQAKFRDLPVIAVTAKAMIGDRERCMRAGASDYISKPVDIDQLVSLLRVWLFGR; the protein is encoded by the coding sequence ATGGCACAAAAAGTACTAAGAAACCTACAATTGGGTTTCGGTTTTTCAATGGCAGTCCTGTTCGCATCATCCCTGGTCATGTTCCTTTCCATAAAGGACCAGCGGGAAAGTAAAGCCCTTATGGATAGGGCACAGGGTAATATTATTAATTCCCAGCTGATACTCATGGACCTGCAGGATGCTGAGACAGGGCAGCGAGGATTCCTTCTGACGGGAAGGGAGAAGTTCCTCTCCCCTTACACTGTGAGCCGCAACTTGCTCCCTCAGCGAATTGACGCACTGCTGAAGGGAGAGCTGACTGCCGAACAATATGCACGCGCGGAAAAACTTAAAGTGTTGGCCACGGAAAGGCTAGACATATTGGACGAGCTCATCGAACAGAAGCGGAGCTCAACGGCGCTGAGCCCAGATCTTCTGGAAAAGGGAAAGTCGATCATGGATTCCTGCCGCAGCCTGATCGGAACAATAAGGCAGCAAGAGGAACTCAGGGCCGAAAGGCGCTCCCAAGAGCTTGAGAGCTCCTCATTGACGACAACGGTCCTGATAGCATTTGCATCTGTTGTGTCCTTGATTATAACTTCCGTTCTTTTCTGGAAGCTCCGGACAGACTACAACAGTCGGGCGCAGCTGCAGGCCGATCTCCTGGAAAAGGATAACGAGATGAGACGACGCCTGAACGTGATTAGGGGTATTGCCCAGCAGGTAACACAAGGGAACTATGATGTTTCCATCGACGATTCCCAGAAGGACGACCTGGGTACGATCGCCCAAAGCTTGCGGATCATGACCGAATCGCTCCAGAAAAACTTCGAACTTCTCCAGTGGAACGACTGGCGCAAAAATGGCCTCTCCCAACTCAATTTTGGAGTCAGCGGCAACCCAGGGCAGGATGATATCTCGCGGTTCAGCCTGAATTTCATCGTGGACTACATGCGGGTCGAAAACGGGGCCTTGTATATCGTGGAAAGAAATTCTTTCAGGCTTGCCCACAGCATGGGTCTGAAGGAACTTCCATATTCAGAATTTCCGATAAGCGGGGGGGTGCTAGGGGAAGTATACACGAGCCAGCGTCCCAGGGTGGTGAGCGATATCTTACCCGAGGAATTCAATTTGTCATTTGCACAAGGAGAGATACGGATTAAGCAAGTTGCCCTTATACCCGTACTGTATCAAAAGCAGTGCTTAGGTGTCATAGAGATCGGCTCTCGAGTGGCCCTGAGTGACAACATGATCCAGGTAATGATGGAATTCGGTGAGATCATCGGAATAGCGCTTGCCGCTGCCCAAAGCCGTGGAAGGGTTCAGCAACTTCTAGAAGAAACACAGACGCAGACCGAAGAGCTCCAGGTGCAGCATGCGGAGCTGGAAAACCTGAATTCTGAACTAGAGGCACAGGCCAACAAACTCCGGGTTTCCGAAGAGGAGCTCAGGTCCCAGCAGGAGGAACTGCTTATCTCAAACCGCGAGCTGGAGAACAGATCGCAGGCCCTGGAAGAAAGAAATAAGATGATCGCCCTCAGAAACAGGGAAATACAGGAGAAAGCTGAAGCTCTTGCCCTGAGCACGAAATATAAATCGGAATTCATGGCTAATATGTCGCATGAATTGAGGACCCCACTGAATTCTATACTTTTGCTCTCCAAGGTCCTTACAGAAAACAACGAAAGGAATCTCAATGATGAGCAAATAGAATCCGCCCAAGTGATCTGGTCCTCGGGGACGGGTCTGCTCAATTTGATAGACGAGATCTTGGACCTTTCCAAGATAGAGGCAGGAAAGATGACCCTGGAATGGGAGGAGTTTCCCATGGAAGACCTGTTGGAGGACCTCCGGCAGATGTTCAAGCCGATTACCAAGGACAAAATGCTCGATTTCCAGGTGGAGAACTTGTTGGCCAGCGGCTTTCGCATAAACACCGATAGGCTACGGGTGGAGCAGATCCTGAGGAACTTGCTCTCCAATGCCATTAAATTCACTGAAAACGGAAGCGTGACCATGAGAGTGGAGAAACAGGTTGGATCGAAAGATAATGTCCTGATCAGCGTTAGGGATACCGGGATCGGGATTTCGAACGAAAAGCTGCAGCTTATTTTCGAGGCGTTCCAACAGGCCGACGGTTCCACACGTCGCCGTTTTGGGGGAACGGGCCTCGGTCTATCCATTAGCCGGGAAATTGCACGCCTGTTAAATGGAGAGATCACTGTACAGAGCGAACCGGGAAAGGGCAGCTGCTTTTCACTCTCGCTGCCCGTGGGAGGCGGCCCTGAATTTGAAAGGGATCACCAGGAGGTCCTGGCCGAAAGTAATTCAGACCAGTTGCCCGAAGAGTGGAATGCCGCACTGCCCTCTGAAGGCCCCATTCCCGAAGAAGTTCCTGACGACCGCCGCGATCTTGGACCTCAGGACAAGGTTCTGTTGATCGTGGAGGACGATGCTGTCTTTGCCACTGCCCTGATGGGGTTTGCGCGAGAGGCAGGATATAAAGCCATTGTTGTGGGCAGAGGAGACCTCGTGCTGAGGGCTGCCCGGAAATATGGTCCAAAAGCCATTCTTTTGGATATCGTACTGCCGATCATGGACGGATGGCAAGTCTTGGACGGGCTCAAGTCCAATGCCGACACAAAACATATACCGGTGCATATGATGTCGGCAGGTGAGGCTAAGAAAAATGAGAGCATCAGGCGGGGAGCGATTGATTTCATCCGCAAACCATTCCAGAAACAGGGATTTCAGGGCATTTTCTCCAAAATCGATTCGGCACTGGGGAATGGCCCCAAGAAAGTGCTCATTGTTGAGGAGAATGCCAAGCACGCTGAGGCTCTCTCCTACTTCTTGGAAAGCTTTGATATCTCAACAGAGATCAAGGGGTCTCTGGAACAGAGCGTAAAGGCACTTAGCGAAGACAAGGTGGAATGCGTGATCCTGGACATGGGAATTCCCGATCAGGTAGCCTATGAGACCCTTGAGACCATAAAGAGAAACAGTGGGCTGGAGGAACTTCCCATCATCGTGTTCACAGGGAAGAGCCTTTCGGGGCACGAGGAAATGAGGATAAAAGAATATGCGGACTCGATCGTGGTGAAAACGGTGCATTCTTATCAGCGAATCCTTGATGAGGTTAAGCTGTTCCTGCATTTGGTGGAACGCAAACCTGAAAATGCTCCAACAGCTTACCTTCAAGGCAACCAAAAACTCACCGAAATACTTCATGACCGCAAGGTTCTGATCGCGGACGACGATATCAGGAACATCTTCTCAATATCCAGAGCTCTGGAAAAATACAATGTTGAGGTGGTTTCTGCTATGGATGGGCAAGAGGCATGTCATATTCTGGAGAAGACCCCGGGTATCGATATTGTGCTTATGGATATCATGATGCCCAATATGGACGGGTTCCAGGCAATTGAAAGAATACGATCCCAGGCAAAATTCCGAGATTTGCCAGTTATTGCCGTTACTGCAAAGGCAATGATAGGCGACCGTGAGCGCTGCATGAGAGCAGGAGCTTCCGATTATATTTCTAAACCTGTCGATATAGACCAATTGGTGTCCCTGTTGAGGGTCTGGCTATTTGGACGTTAA
- a CDS encoding ATP-binding response regulator, whose amino-acid sequence MILIVDDKQENIFSLERTLQIKGFQTDSALSGEEALKKCIKMDYALIILDVQMPDMDGYEVAETLSGIKKTKDIPIIFLSAVNREKQYITKGYESGGIDYITKPVDPDILLLKVKTFYRLYEQTSELKRMQDDLRKEIQYRKRTQNELSDRLGELKVTLEALPQLAFTTDSQGNIDFVNEQWFRFSPDKSRWPSLHPKDQAVFEDWKLNLESLQPLEKEVRILEINSQSYRYHLLKIVPVSQQGDGTRWVGIMTDIDERKQLEKKKDEFLSVASHELKTPLTSIMAFSKIALRAMKDLADHRAYGYVRKVQDQSEKLNSLVQDLLDISRMETGGLKVNLQQVDLDDVIHQVTESTLMANPHRRLQIERTGDPIANPVLADPLRIEQVLSNYLSNAVKYSPDSELVGINTSFGENFLTVEVRDYGIGIPEHKIPYVFDKFYRVQEASARFQGLGLGLHICKEIIVQHGGTCGVKSQVGEGSTFYFTLPIHR is encoded by the coding sequence ATGATTCTAATCGTTGACGACAAGCAGGAGAATATCTTTTCTCTTGAAAGGACGTTGCAAATTAAGGGCTTCCAGACCGATTCTGCCCTCTCTGGGGAAGAAGCCTTGAAAAAGTGCATTAAGATGGACTATGCGCTGATTATTCTAGACGTACAGATGCCGGACATGGATGGGTATGAGGTTGCAGAAACCCTTTCGGGGATAAAAAAGACCAAGGACATTCCCATTATTTTCCTCTCTGCGGTGAACCGCGAAAAACAGTACATCACCAAAGGATATGAGTCTGGTGGGATAGATTACATCACCAAGCCCGTTGACCCGGACATCCTTCTGCTCAAGGTTAAGACCTTTTATCGACTATATGAACAGACGTCGGAACTTAAAAGAATGCAGGACGATCTTCGAAAGGAGATCCAATATCGGAAACGGACCCAAAATGAGCTCTCTGACAGACTTGGGGAATTGAAGGTCACCTTGGAGGCATTGCCTCAGTTGGCATTTACTACAGACTCGCAGGGAAATATAGATTTTGTCAACGAACAGTGGTTCCGCTTTTCTCCCGATAAATCTAGGTGGCCATCCCTCCATCCCAAAGACCAGGCTGTGTTCGAGGACTGGAAACTAAACCTGGAAAGTCTGCAGCCTTTGGAAAAAGAAGTTCGGATCCTGGAGATCAATTCGCAGAGCTACCGCTACCATCTCCTAAAGATAGTTCCTGTAAGCCAGCAAGGCGATGGAACAAGATGGGTGGGAATCATGACAGATATCGATGAGCGCAAGCAGCTAGAAAAGAAAAAGGATGAATTCCTGAGCGTTGCGAGCCATGAGCTCAAGACTCCCCTGACGAGCATCATGGCGTTCTCGAAGATCGCATTGCGGGCCATGAAAGACCTTGCCGACCACAGGGCATATGGCTATGTGCGCAAAGTGCAGGACCAATCCGAAAAACTAAACTCTCTGGTCCAAGATCTCCTGGACATTTCCAGAATGGAGACCGGAGGATTGAAGGTAAACCTGCAGCAAGTAGACCTCGATGATGTCATCCACCAAGTCACGGAGTCAACGCTGATGGCAAACCCGCACCGAAGATTGCAAATTGAAAGGACGGGAGATCCTATAGCCAATCCTGTGTTGGCGGATCCCCTGAGGATAGAGCAGGTGCTGAGCAATTACCTCTCAAATGCCGTTAAATATTCCCCAGACTCAGAGCTAGTCGGTATAAACACCAGCTTTGGCGAGAACTTCCTGACCGTAGAAGTGCGAGATTATGGGATCGGGATCCCTGAGCACAAGATCCCCTACGTCTTTGACAAGTTCTATCGCGTCCAGGAAGCATCTGCAAGGTTCCAGGGCTTGGGCCTCGGGCTGCACATATGCAAGGAGATTATTGTTCAGCACGGTGGGACATGTGGTGTGAAAAGTCAGGTAGGAGAGGGGTCCACTTTTTACTTTACGCTCCCAATTCATAGATAA
- a CDS encoding RNA polymerase sigma factor, with the protein MDKDFINKEVWVHSDTLLKYANRFTKDENEAEDLLQNTLLKVLRYQDSYSKGSNILGWIYTIMRSCFLNDCRKKKLAENHKNSSLSINDPNLSSAKNKGENRFAMEDLDAAMKTIPEKYLSAFIMHFEGYKYYEIAEHFNVPEGTVKTRIHTARKLLQKKLSTYRDLKP; encoded by the coding sequence ATGGACAAAGATTTTATAAATAAAGAAGTGTGGGTTCATTCGGATACTCTATTGAAGTATGCCAACAGGTTTACCAAGGACGAAAATGAGGCCGAGGATCTTCTGCAGAACACGCTGTTAAAAGTTTTGCGCTATCAGGATAGCTATTCAAAAGGCTCCAATATTTTGGGATGGATATACACCATAATGAGAAGCTGTTTTTTGAACGACTGCCGCAAAAAGAAACTTGCCGAAAATCATAAGAATAGTTCCCTTTCGATAAACGACCCAAACCTGAGCTCAGCAAAGAACAAGGGGGAAAACAGGTTTGCCATGGAAGACCTCGATGCTGCGATGAAAACAATACCTGAAAAATACTTAAGTGCATTTATCATGCATTTCGAAGGCTATAAGTATTATGAAATCGCGGAGCACTTTAATGTTCCAGAGGGCACAGTGAAGACCCGCATACATACGGCAAGGAAATTGTTGCAGAAGAAACTATCAACCTACCGTGACTTAAAGCCGTGA
- a CDS encoding tetratricopeptide repeat protein: MIDKVRVVFAVALVITTFNIRAQNSDKPYDPSGFITKYDSTFAGIGPKVYVLPGTEDKRGRTGRFLQREKGFSDSIARKLDYQNIIEDFKPTSNAGYIKQNFNPFPSNEQDWNALLTKLEQNRNLPWAAGLANEYALQLLKLGEIGKSIAILIRGLNLAKSANTGEKFALEHNLANAYLYNGNISDASAMQETFLQSAVSSRAQVDQANTLVRIAMVQAYQKNFKAAENTIIRRAFPIFNKTKNHIGKVNAQIRLAKIYQLQNKHTEAQWFLIQARDLATLRRVDNQLPEIEYMLAFSKYVQQNYSVAQREFEKARSLADEEKNKVLQLAIHDKLGDIYLMQGNFEDAERELSDYWRLRNELFRSKQVDL, from the coding sequence ATGATTGATAAAGTGCGTGTTGTATTTGCAGTAGCTTTAGTTATTACAACATTTAACATAAGGGCGCAGAACAGTGATAAACCATATGATCCTTCGGGATTTATTACAAAATACGACAGCACTTTCGCAGGGATCGGCCCTAAAGTATATGTACTGCCGGGCACCGAGGACAAAAGAGGAAGAACTGGTAGATTCCTACAAAGAGAAAAAGGATTCTCTGATTCGATTGCCAGAAAGCTGGATTATCAGAATATTATTGAAGACTTTAAGCCTACTTCCAATGCAGGTTATATAAAACAGAATTTCAACCCTTTCCCCAGCAATGAACAGGACTGGAATGCCCTGTTGACTAAGCTCGAACAGAACAGAAATCTTCCGTGGGCCGCTGGATTGGCCAATGAATATGCGCTGCAACTGCTGAAGCTAGGCGAAATCGGCAAGTCTATCGCTATCTTGATTCGCGGTTTGAATTTGGCGAAGTCGGCAAATACGGGCGAGAAATTCGCCTTGGAGCATAACCTCGCGAATGCTTACCTATACAACGGTAACATTTCCGACGCTTCCGCAATGCAGGAAACATTCCTACAGTCCGCCGTCTCTAGCAGAGCGCAAGTAGACCAAGCAAATACATTGGTGAGAATTGCAATGGTACAAGCCTACCAGAAAAATTTCAAAGCAGCTGAAAACACTATCATCAGACGCGCATTCCCCATCTTCAACAAAACAAAAAATCATATTGGCAAGGTTAATGCTCAAATCAGATTGGCGAAAATATACCAATTGCAGAACAAGCATACCGAAGCACAATGGTTCCTTATTCAAGCTAGAGACTTGGCAACTCTAAGAAGAGTAGACAACCAACTCCCCGAAATTGAATATATGCTCGCATTTTCAAAATATGTACAGCAAAACTATTCCGTTGCGCAGCGAGAGTTTGAAAAAGCAAGATCATTGGCAGATGAAGAAAAGAACAAAGTCCTGCAATTGGCAATACACGACAAACTCGGCGACATCTACCTCATGCAAGGAAACTTTGAAGACGCAGAACGAGAACTGTCGGATTATTGGAGACTTAGAAACGAACTTTTCAGATCAAAACAGGTCGATTTATAG
- a CDS encoding carboxy terminal-processing peptidase, producing MFKHLIFCLALISVVACGAKPRVNLDQDGLELKPTTQHEIIAKEVANLLENFSYKKVPMGDSLSNIVFNNLLEGIDQGKNYMLQSDIDDFQQFKNTLSQDFREGDLSSAFYIFNKYTNRYLQAMNYALEQIDAPHDFNKDETYTSFREKENWFKSDAELKDQWRKRVKYDLLNLRLTAGDSAKVDIEKNKETLRSRYNNLISQAKKTNSNDAFQMIMTSLTDAVDPHTTYYNPSFAQAFNESMSNTLEGIGAQLQMENEMVTIKQIIAGGPAFKDKTLHINDRIVGVAQGDNGEFEDIIGWRLDAAVAKIKGKKGTVVRLKILPAGAELSAAPKIVKLTREKIILAEESAKRETKVIKGEDGKEYKIGIINLPKFYIDFEAVRRGDKDYKSTTRDVRLLLDSLKQDGVDAVLMDLRNNGGGSLQEAIELTGLFVDQGPVVQVRDTRNRVQVDSDQEVGLVWEGPFGVIINRFSASASEIFAGAIQDYGRGIILGSTSYGKGTVQNAVDMSRFISATNKLLIKAAGESDPDTPNGAPEFGQINITMGKFYRINGSSTQHKGVTPDVTFPTQYSAEKFGESSEPSALPWDQIKPTKFAKIGDLKPISTQLEEIHKKRMEKSPAYTFLLEDIAEFNKNETMPSISLNEAKLKAEREKSRIKQRERINKQLAFQGEPLWKEGQPQPKIDYDFVLEESANVLTDYIRLNKK from the coding sequence ATGTTTAAACATCTCATTTTCTGTCTTGCGTTGATCTCAGTTGTTGCTTGTGGAGCTAAACCACGCGTAAACCTGGATCAAGATGGCTTGGAGCTTAAACCAACGACGCAACACGAAATAATCGCAAAAGAAGTTGCCAATTTATTGGAGAACTTCAGTTATAAAAAAGTACCAATGGGAGATTCACTCTCGAATATTGTTTTCAACAATCTTCTTGAAGGTATCGACCAAGGCAAAAACTACATGTTGCAATCCGACATAGACGATTTCCAACAGTTTAAAAACACATTGAGCCAAGACTTCAGGGAAGGTGATCTTTCCAGTGCATTCTATATCTTCAATAAATATACTAACAGATATTTGCAGGCCATGAACTATGCCCTGGAACAAATCGATGCTCCTCATGACTTCAACAAAGACGAAACATACACAAGCTTCCGTGAAAAAGAAAATTGGTTCAAATCAGACGCTGAATTAAAAGATCAATGGAGAAAACGTGTAAAATACGATTTGTTGAATCTTCGCCTTACTGCGGGTGATTCAGCAAAGGTAGATATCGAAAAAAATAAAGAGACATTGCGCAGCAGGTACAACAACTTGATTTCTCAAGCAAAGAAAACCAATTCCAACGATGCCTTTCAAATGATCATGACATCTCTGACAGATGCTGTAGATCCACATACAACTTATTACAACCCATCATTTGCTCAGGCTTTCAATGAAAGCATGTCCAATACCTTAGAGGGTATCGGCGCACAGCTTCAGATGGAAAATGAAATGGTAACCATCAAACAGATCATCGCTGGTGGCCCGGCATTCAAGGACAAAACATTGCATATCAACGACCGCATCGTAGGTGTTGCCCAAGGTGACAACGGTGAATTCGAAGATATCATCGGATGGAGACTGGACGCTGCAGTAGCTAAAATTAAAGGTAAGAAAGGAACGGTCGTAAGATTAAAAATCCTTCCTGCTGGTGCTGAGCTTTCTGCTGCTCCAAAAATCGTAAAACTTACACGCGAGAAAATAATCTTGGCCGAAGAGTCCGCAAAAAGAGAAACTAAGGTGATAAAAGGTGAAGATGGAAAAGAATACAAAATCGGTATTATCAACCTTCCTAAGTTCTACATTGACTTTGAAGCGGTACGCCGTGGCGACAAAGACTATAAGAGTACCACAAGAGACGTGAGGTTATTGTTGGACAGCTTGAAACAAGACGGAGTTGACGCTGTATTGATGGACTTAAGAAACAATGGCGGTGGTTCTCTACAAGAGGCGATCGAATTGACAGGTCTATTTGTAGATCAAGGTCCTGTAGTACAAGTAAGAGATACTAGGAACCGTGTTCAGGTAGACAGCGACCAAGAGGTCGGATTGGTATGGGAAGGACCATTTGGTGTTATCATCAATAGGTTCTCTGCCTCCGCATCTGAAATTTTCGCTGGTGCAATCCAAGACTATGGCCGTGGAATCATATTGGGTTCTACAAGTTATGGTAAAGGAACGGTACAGAACGCCGTTGATATGTCACGCTTTATCAGCGCGACCAACAAACTGTTGATCAAAGCAGCTGGTGAATCAGATCCTGATACTCCAAACGGTGCTCCAGAATTCGGACAGATCAATATTACTATGGGTAAGTTCTACCGTATAAACGGTAGCAGTACCCAACATAAAGGCGTTACTCCTGATGTGACATTCCCAACTCAATACTCAGCAGAAAAATTCGGCGAAAGCTCAGAACCTTCTGCATTGCCTTGGGATCAGATCAAGCCTACAAAATTTGCTAAGATCGGTGACCTTAAGCCTATCAGCACACAGCTTGAAGAAATACACAAAAAACGTATGGAGAAATCTCCTGCTTACACCTTCCTATTGGAGGACATCGCAGAATTCAATAAAAATGAAACAATGCCTTCAATCTCCCTGAACGAAGCAAAATTGAAAGCAGAACGAGAAAAAAGCAGAATTAAACAACGCGAACGCATTAACAAACAATTGGCGTTCCAAGGTGAACCTCTCTGGAAAGAAGGTCAACCACAACCAAAAATCGATTACGACTTTGTCCTTGAAGAAAGCGCAAATGTATTGACCGATTATATTAGGTTGAATAAGAAATAG